A genomic window from Octopus sinensis unplaced genomic scaffold, ASM634580v1 Contig10331, whole genome shotgun sequence includes:
- the LOC115228326 gene encoding LOW QUALITY PROTEIN: protein arginine N-methyltransferase 1-like (The sequence of the model RefSeq protein was modified relative to this genomic sequence to represent the inferred CDS: substituted 1 base at 1 genomic stop codon), whose product MADSQSDYYFESYSYFGIHEIENSNIIHHARQIVMDNNFDKGTCPPXLAVIKFVHSRVEEVGELPEGVEEVDIIISEWMGYCLFYECMLPTVLHARDRWLRADGLIFPDIAQLFIVGIEDMVYMDDKINWWDDVYGFNMSSIRQVAIKEPLVDVVNREQVFTDVALLKQVDLKTVKIEDLTWETTFKLSAKRSDYMHAYVTYFTVLFSKCHKKMHISTGWGGD is encoded by the exons ATGGCGGATTCCCAGTCAGATTACTATTTCGAGTCGTACTCGTATTTTGGGATTCACGAA ATCGAGAACTCGAACATAATCCACCACGCCCGGCAAATCGTGATGGACAACAACTTTGACAAGGGCACGTGTCCTCCCTAATTGGCAGTAATCAAATTCGTGCACTCGCGGGTGGAGGAGGTGGGGGAACTACCGGAGGGAGTGGAGGAGGTGGACATAATAATATCAGAGTGGATGGGGTATTGTCTGTTCTACGAGTGCATGCTCCCCACTGTGCTGCATGCGAGGGATCGGTGGTTGAGGGCGGACGGACTCATCTTCCCCGACATTGCCCAGTTGTTCATTGTGGGGATTGAGGACATGGTGTATATGGACGACAAGATCAACTGGTGGGATGACGTCTATGGCTTCAACATGTCCTCCATCCGACAAGTCGCCATCAAAGAGCCCCTCGTCGACGTGGTCAACCGGGAACAGGTCTTCACCGACGTGGCTCTCCTCAAACAAGTCGATTTGAAGACTGTCAAGATCGAGGACTTGACTTGGGAGACCACTTTTAAATTGAGTGCCAAGAGAAGTGATTACATGCACGCCTACGTGACCTACTTCACTGTCCTCTTCTCCAAGTGCCACAAGAAGATGCACATATCCACAGGTTGGGGAGGAGACTGA